The sequence gTGCCGCTTGCAATTTCTCAGTGTCAGTTGGAGGGCCTGAAAACCAACTGCCACAGACAGAGATGAAGTGGGCGGAAAAAAGTGGGGGCTCCGGAGTGGCTCATTAGCCTTTGTTGTGGCCAAGATACAAGAAAAGGAATGCAATATTTCCCTTCCAAGTTGATGCGGCCACTGATAATCATTTCCAATTGTTGATGGTTtgtgtttaattaaattagcAACACTCGAGTAATTAAAGATGGCTCCTTCGGGAGAGCCCTTCATGGCATTTTTCCCCTTCTGGGCAACATCAATCATATGCCAAAACACAAATACACAAAGCTTGACGAAAAATAGAAAGAGAATTTCTAACTTTTTGCCTTCTGTGTCAGGCTCAAGAAGATTtatggccaaaaaaaaagggaaagagATTGGGGCCACCATGTGAGTTGGCAAACCAAACCGACAAAAAAGGGTAGGgagaaaaaaggaaaaataggAAAGTGGATGGGAAATCCCTTAAACGGGGCTAACAAATGTAGTTTTGAGTCACATTTGGCTCAGCTTCCGACTGattgtttaaataaatgaGTCAGTGCTGCCCCCCAATCTATTGATTTTCCACTGCAACTTGTCGCTTTCTTCACACATCATCCCCACTAAATTGACAAGCCAATGATTGATGTCTTCGGATGCTGGGGTCATGGAATACTCTTCATCCTTCTTGGCCCATTAATGTACTAaaaaattgcattttatttagtttttatggCCAGCATATTTTTGCACCCACGAAACCTTTTCATTATTGTGAAGGCTAACAAATAGTTTGCCATTATCCCTTCATATAGGGGCAATGGGGGTGGATGGGATCCCGGAACCCCCTTTGAAAAGTTCTGGCTACTCCTCCCACGACATGTCGAAGCCTTGATTGAACGGCCACACAACCATTTGACCGTCCATTCCTCACACACTTACAGTGCGCGACGAAAGTGTAAGGCATTCTGTAGGGGTTCCTTAAAGTTTGGATTGAATTTGGTACGTAAAATTCAGTTGAATTGGTGAATTATGATACTCCTTTACTTATTGCTAACTGTTCGGAATCCAAGTTTAGGAagtttttatagttttcatctttaaaaaagcCATATATTtgcgaaaaaaaattaaatttgatttaaaaacTACGTTTGTATTGTCTTCCTATTATATATTATCacatatattatttattatattattaaatattataatatgaCTATCATATCTCAATTTTTATCACGCCTTCCTTATAATAATGTAACGCAGGTTAAATTGTCTCCACTATATCATAAAAATACTTTATCAATGGAAAGAACTATACATATTCGTACATGGCCAGCGGTTGGCACATCGATAATCATAACCGTTACagctttaaatttaatatcacTGATGGCCTGTCACTTCCAATGTCGACTAACCCGACAAAATGAGTAAATGCTCCATTTAGTATTCTCATAAGCATGAAATGGGTTATATTATTTATGAAGAAAGCCACTAGCAGATATTTCTTACCCGCACCATAAACTGAAAGCCAAAACATGGAATGATTTTATTAGACTACCGAAGCCTCTGTGATGTTCAAAATCTTTTTAATAAGCCCCAAATTATAGGACAAACAGCGACTTGTTTTCTGCCTTCCCTTTTCTTGGCCACAACTTTTTTGCCTGCACCAATTTGATTTTgtcattaaaaagtttttagcGAAATAATAAAGTTTGTCAGCGTGGAATTGGAGGACCAACCGAAAGCAAAAAAAGATGCGGAAAAAGCGAAAAGGAAATCACAGTCCAAAAGTGGCCAATGAAAGTTTTAATTTTCGATGTGGAGCGGAAGGGGAGGACAGCTGCCCGAGAGCAAACTACGGACTTTTCGTAACGCTTATCTTGCCAAAGTCCGGGATATATCCAAACTCGACTGCAATGTGTCATGAGTTTAAGGGCATTCGGCTTGCCTGAAAAAACTGTTCGTAAACAACCTGCAGTCATCACTTTTTGCCAGCGaaagtttaattaaaattttaaaatcaataaaaaaattgattacTTTTTAAATGATTCGGTTTGCCAATGCGcaacaattttatttaaatggtagtggttttaaatgaaaaaattgcCATATGAAAAATGTTTCGCGTTATTGAATAATTTTTGATTGGCAGCTGATTAATATGCAGATaatctttttattttattaccaACAATTTACTCTTATATTCAGGAAATTAAATCTAAATTTTAAGCTAATACTTTAAATGTAATTAACATTGTTGACTGGTTTTCATAACAAATTTAATGGATTATCTAAAtatgttcttatttatttcATATGTTTTTTGAAACTGCTTTATCTTGTCGTTATATTCTGGTAATTTCTTAATTGGTTATATTAAATCTAAATTTTAAGCTAAtactttaaattttattaacattAATGCCTGGTTTTTATAACTACTTTATTGGTTATATTAAtatgttcttatttatttcatgttatttaaaaatactttatcTTGTCGTTATATTCTAGTGTTTTATTAAATCTATTGTTTAAGACTAATGAAATTAACCACAAATAATGTATAATTAACTTGTTAGGTGTTTCTTCTATAGAAATATATATGGTGGTTAGTTAAACAATAAATAGTTTTTTAGAGCAATATTTAACGAGATAAAACGATTTTAGTAGAAGAGGCCTGGACTAAACcgtctttttttctttttaactGAATATAATGCTTATGTCTGATGGTTTCACATAGATAAGCAAGCACATTCCTAAGGAACTGCAACATGGGCATAAAATACTGAAGTATCTGAATTTCTCAGTCCATGGAGCAGGCCATTCCGAGTCACTACCACTTTCTCTGCACTTATTGAATTAAATGCAGCTCTGGCCGATGCATAATTCAATTAGCATATGGGAGATGGCGGAGCAATGGCTGCAGGCACATCCTGTGTCCAACATGACGTATGCGCAATGCAGGGCGGTGGAGAAAATGGACATGGTactgggaaatgggaaatgggtACTGAGGATTGGGAACTGCGAACCGGAGCTGCTCCGTTATGAATTACATTTCAATATGCTTCAACGTGTTCATCATTTATTAAACCGGCCGGGGAGGCAGCGGCACTCGCAACTGGCAAATGCCGGGTTGCGAAATGCCAATTGCGGAGCGGAGGATCCTTGAGCTCGTCCTGGGAGTTGGCTGCCGACAGGAAGCCGGAATGCTGCTGAGCGACGAGTGCTTAGCTCCGTTTGCAATTTCCGTTTTGTCACATTTGTCTAACTAAATGGAAATTTATGCAGCTCCACCTGAAGGCCTGCCCTGCCCTCCGATTCCAGGGATCCTGAAGACGGACTCCCAACCAGGAGTTAATGCTTTATTCACGGTCCAGCGCTTAATGAAAGAGTCATTACcctcattcattcattcaatCGCTGATTCATTCATGAGCAGACGAAAGCGCGTGTCCTTTGTTTTCCATTTGCCAGCCATCGGTGCCTGCGAAGCTCCTGTTGTTGTCGTTAATTAATTGATTTTCATTGATGCCTGGCTAGTATTAATCATACGCCAAGTTGGCCCAGCCACGCTGGAAGACTATTGTTATTCCTTCCTTAGTGGCCTGTTCCCTTTTCCTCGTCGCATCGACGCATTTTCCCTGTCCCTCGGGGAAACTTTTCAATCGGCTGCAGGAATGCAGTTTTTTGTCAAAGTTTTTCATTAACGCTTCACTTGCCAGCGATGCAGCAGACTACAAAAAGGTGCAGGCAAAGTTGCAACTGCTGAAACTGGAGAATAAAGCATCTTTAGATATTTAAATGCTATGGAAAAATAAGTAGATACTTTTTAATTGAttagttttttatgtttactGCTAACTTATTTAGTAAATTGAAagtacatatttttaaaaataaaaatctttgtTACTTAAACTTTTAACATTATATGAAAAGGGCTAcattatttttctaaaaattaaaaactaaaatgttttaaaagaTCAAAAATTGATCAAAATGTTAAGGATCAATATTGAATTTCCATCCTTTTAATTTATTGTGATCCCTGTTAAAtggatatatttttaatttcccaAGGATCATTCAATCTTCTATTTAAATCCTATGGAAAAATAATGAGATAATTTTTATGTTAACTGCTAAATCatttagtacattaaaaatacatatttttaaataaacacatcttttttattataatttctaacattttatgaaaaatactacaatatttttctaatatttaaaaactaaaacgtttttaaaaataaaaattaaaaaaaatggctAGGACCATATGCaatacttttaatttattgaaatcCCTGTAAAAGGGGATATATATATTCAGTTTCCTAAAGAACATTCAAACTTCTATTTAAATCTTATGGAAAAAATGAGATACTTTTTGATGCTTACTTTTTTATGTTGAATGCTAAATCatttagtacattaaaaacacatattttcaaaattacacatcctttttaattttaaattttaacattctaataattaaaaaataaaactttttaaaagttCGAAATAAAAATGCTCATGATTAATATGCGATTCTTTTTAGTTTATTGAGATACCTTTAAAATGGgtgtatattttcaatttcccAAAGACCTTTCAAACTTCTGCCTCCCGTTTATAAAGTTTTTCAACCATTGtaaaagttttaaattgatCACGCATCGCTAACCAAAAACGTGCTGCAATTTCTATCAATTGTGGAATTAGAGCAAAAGATTAAACACATTTAATTGCATACCGGCGAATGCAATAAATTCACTTATATTTTCAGTTTAACATTTTCACAAATgcaattacaaaaaaaatacaaataaacagCATTTAAGTTTGCACTTTGACCGCAGAGTTTGGTGACgcataaataaatcatttccGCAAACAGCAAAGGGGTTTTGTGCGGGATTTATGTGCGGTAATGTTGCCTAAAATATGCATAAGTTATAACCGTACATATAAATACATTCATAAATTGCACAGCCAGGCCGGAAGCTTTCAAATTGTCTACCAGACCCAAAACGCGACTGCCAGCGCGGCTTAGCTGGAATCAATTAAATTGGCTCGTGGTCCAACTGCCCAACTGTCATCGTCCAGCGAGGCTCCATTTCCAGCTTAGTGGTTGACGTTTTGACAGTTTTATTGTAAGTCAGTCGTGTTTATCGGCTTAAGCGAGGACTTACTTTGCGACCTATTTCTGCCAGGAAACGATTACAATTTAATCAAGGAAATATtccaataaaaatgtaattaaaaagaGACGATGGAAAGGTCAAAGAAGGTATTATATTGGAAAAACGAGAACCAAAGGACCATTTATTCTTTAATACTCAAGAATTCTATTAATTCAGATTTTGAATTTCATTCaatacttttaaataatttcattattGCAGAGGAAAGTTTTTAACTTAAGCCGACagtgtaaaaataaataagttccattgtaagaattatacttaattaaatattcaagaaaacatttcaataaaaataatattcagAAGAGATGGGATTGACCTTCCATCTCTATCAGCAAGGAATCGGTACTACTGaagaattaatttaatttaaaatatatatttttttattagtccTTTAAGGGTCcgctttttaaaaaaatcatttttgcAACCGAAAGTTTTCAACGTACGCCAacattgtaaaaataaataaattgcattgttataattatatttaattaaataatcaaggaaacattttaataaaaacgtatttgaaaCAAGATAATGAGATGTTAAGATAGGAATTATTTTGGAAGATCAAGAACCTAAAGAGTTTTCAGGAATAAAGGAAAATACAGAGCTACtaaagaatttaatttaattcaatttatctttttaaaattcttgCGACCTTCTCCCCTTTTTTttctcatattttttattttatccaTTCTCGTTCTTCTCTGTTCCTACTGTTGAGAGCGAAACTGAATTGGTTTTACAGCAGCCCACACTACCAAATTGAAGGCACAGACGGATAGCGTTAAACTacgtttttgaaataaactttatttaaattttagctTCCGAATCAATGTGTATTACATTTGGCGTTGCGGAGCACGCTTAAAAACTTTgtctttttccttttcttctTTCGCTTCTGCCGGTTCTAGGGATGGTTCTTAAACAGATAAATGGGTCGATATTTCTGATATCGGTACATCGAGAATATATCGAGAATTATCGAGTGCTTATACATAAcataagaaattaaaaattaaattgaaattatgGCGGCAACATTCCCCCTCCTGTAATTGATCCTAGGGGGTCAGTTACTATCTTCTAAGCCGACATCTAAGACCGCAATCTTTGTGGCTGGTCGATCGAGGATCCCATGCTGCGTTTTAATAGTGGCTCGACGAACTTGTCCGTCCTTGGCGGGGATAGTGTTGGTCACGCGGCCCTTAAGCCATAAGTTTCTAGGCAAGTTTTCGTCGACGATAATGACAACGCTTCCAACTGATATAGGGGGACATCTTTCAAACCATTTTGTCCGTCTAGTAAGTACCGGTGTGAACTCCTTCACCCAGCGTTGCCAAAAGCGATCTCCAAAAAGTTTAACCTCGTTCCAATGACGTCTTAAATTCATCTTCTCTTCCTTGATTGGTTTGTATCCATTTGATGAGCCCATTAGCAGGTGGTTTGGAGTCAGCGCGGAGTCGTCCTCGGAGTCCAGGCTGACGAAAGTTAACGGACGTGAGTTTATGATGAACTGTGCTTCCATTAGAGCACACCTCAGGCTTTCGTCGTTGAATGTGTAATTCGGGCAGATGCTTTTTAGGACTGTTTTGGTTGTGCGGACTAATCTTTCCCAAGCACCACCCATGTGAGGGGCTCCTGGAGGGttaaatttccatttaatGCCGTCGAACTTGATTGTAATTTTGTCGAAGTCGATCTTGATCAGCTCCTCTCGTAATGCTTTCTCCGTGGCCTTGAAGTTAGTGCCATTATCGGAATAAATTTCTCTTGGTGTCCCACGTAGTGCCATGAAATTCGTGAAACACATCACACAGGAGCTTGTATCGAGGCTGTGAGCGATCTCGAAGTGGACTGCACGCAGGGTTAAGCAGGTAAACAGCGCAACCCATCTCTTCTCTTTGCGTCTTCCAACGTTGACTAGGATAGGCCCAAAATAATCAACGCCGGTGCATGTGAATGGTTTTTCGAAACTGGTCAACCTAGCTTTTGGAACCGGGGCCATTTGTGGAGGCTGTGGCATTGCGCGACGAATTTTACATAACTGGCAGGCTTTTCTTACGGATTTGTGCAGTACTCTTAGGCGCAGAATATAAAATTTGGATTTTATATCATTTATCACGGTTTCGTGAGCGAGGTGATGATATTGTTCGTGATAGAACCGGactaataaaaatgttactcGGCTCTCTGGTGGCAATATTATAGCGTCCATAGTATATCCCACAGCGTTCACTCGTCCTTTAGTGCGAAGGATTCCGTTATCGTCCAGATATGCGTTTAATCCAGTCAATCTGCTTTTTGCGCTTATTGGTTTTTTGCTAATCAATGAATGGATTTCATCCGAGAACTCGAGCCTCTGTGCTTCTTTGTATAGTAGGGTCTGCGCTTCTTTGACGTGAAATTCGGTCACTGCTGACGGCATGTCAGTCCTTTGGCATTTAGCTTGAAGTCGCTGAATATATAGAGACATGTTTGCGACGGCTCTGTATAGGCGCCGCCAATCGGAAAAATATTCCACGTCGAGTAAGACTTTATTCGCACTACGAGTTGTGAAGACGTGTCTGCGTAGTTCGGTCGTATCGATCTCCGTCGCTCGTGATGGAACTGTTGGCCACTTACTGGGTTCGCTTTTCAAAAACTCTGGTCCGTAAAGCCATGTGTCCACACAAGGGTTTTTGATGACCTTCGTTGCCCCGTCTGCGACGTTGAGTTTTGATGGGATCCATCGCCATTGATCCACCCGAGTGGTCTCCAGGACTTCGCCGATTCTGTGCATCACGAATTGTTGAAAGTTGCGAGGATCCATCACCAGCCATTGTAGAACGGTTCGTGAATCCGACCAGAACGTAAGATTGTCGACTCGTAGGTTACGTACGTTGATAATTTTGTTTGCTAAGCGTGAGCCCATCACGGCGGCTTGAAGCTCCATGCGCGGAATAGATAGTGGCTTTAGTGGCGCCACTTTGCTTTTCGCGGCTACTAGCATAACGTCCACCTCGTCTTTTTGGGACACTCGCAGGTAGCAAGCAGCAGAATAAGCATGTTCGCTAGCGTCCACGAACGTGTGCAGGCCGATTCGTGTTCCAAAAGACATCCTTGGGGAGTAGCATCTCGGAATGTTAAATGTTGCCACTTGAGGCAGCAACAGCTTCCATTGATTCCAGTCCTCCAACAGTGATTCTGGCAGCTCTTGGTCCCAGCTGATGTTTGATCGCCAGATTTTCTGCAGAAGGATTTTTAATCCGATCGTATGACACGACAGTAGGCCCAAGGGGTCGAAAATCGACATTAGAACCTGAAGGACTTCTCTTTTTGTTGGGACTGCAGGATCGGTAAGGACGTCTCGCTTAAGTCTTGAGAATCTGCAAACAAACTTAAATACGTCTTTATGTGGGTCCCAATACATACCCAAAACCTTTTCTGTAGCGCCGAACTGCACTGGCTCCTGTTTTTTGGCATCTCCATCGTTCTTAAGATACGAGAGAACTGTACTGGAATTTGACGCCCAGTTTCGAATTTCGAATCCGCCTCTGGAATGGACCTCTCTTACTTGGCTGGATATTTCGATGGCTTTCTGTTCATCACTCATACTGTCGATAAAGTCGTCGACATAGTGCGCACGCTGAATCGCATCCAAGGCTAAGGGGAATTGCTGCCGGTGGACTTCTGCATTTTTGTCGCGAACGTAGTGGGCTATGAATGGTGCACAATTGATACCAAAGGTCATCGCACGCATGACGTAAGTGTTTATCTTATTTCGGTTGACATCATACCAAAGAAAGCGCTGAGAATGCATGTCTTCGTGGCGAATGTTGATCCTGTGAAACATTTCGGCGATGTCGCCGCTTACCGCGACTTTTCCGACTCTGAAGGCTAGGAGAACGTCGATGAGTGGGTTTAAGCAGTCCGGTCCGCTTAACAGAAAGTCGTTGAGGCATACTCCGTTTGTTTTTGCTGCCGCATCCCAAACCAGTCTTATCTTTCCAGGCTTATTCGGATTTAGGGCTATAAATACGGGTAAGTACCAAGTGCGAGCTTCTTCTTTCTTCGCCTCCTCGTCAGATAGTTGCTTGGCGTATCCTTTGTCAAGAAGATTTTTGATTTGGTCGTCGATTTTTGTAAACAGATCCGGTTCGCTCAGAATTCTGGATCTCATGCATTGTAGGCGCTTTAGAGCTGTAGTGCGACTCTCGGGAAGTTTTTGAAGATCATTCCGCCAAAGAAGCCCAACTTCGTATTTGCCACATTTGTTTTGGCAAGTCTGCTCTAGAATTTCGACTGCTCGTTTGTCCTCGCTTGAAAGCAGTTTTTTAGGCGAAATTGACTCGAGGTTGAATTGTTCTTTGACTTCATCGTGAAGCTCTCGCCAGTTGCAATCGCAGTGGTGCATAGATACATGACGGTTTGAGTTTGCTGATCCCTGGATAGTCCACCCTAACATGCACTTTGACGCTATTGGGTCGTTCCATTTGCCTTCGCGGATCCTGCGAGGAACGGCTATTTTCCAATTGTTTGTTCCAATTAATAACATTGGCTGCGTGGAGTAGGTCTCTAATGGCAGGTCCTTTAGATAGCTGTACTTACTGCGCAACTCATCCATATCGACGGTTTGCTTTGGGAGTGCAATATTTTTGACAGTCTGAACGTTGTTGAGCCAGTAACGTTTTTCTGAGCTAACGCCTGAGATTTGGATTGATGCTCGCACGGAAGTATTTTCGAACCGAGTTGTTTCTCCAGTCCATTGTAAACAAATCGGTGAAGGTGTACCTTTTATACCGAGCTTGTCAAAAATTGATGCGTCTATTAGGGTCACAGATGATCCTTCATCCAGGAAGGCGAAAACTTCGATTTCATTGTCATCATAGTGTAGGGTTACGGGTACGATTCGGAAGAACTGGTTTCCTTCTACATCGCCTTGGTGTGTGCTTACATGTCTTTGATTTCCCGTTTCGTTGGCTAAATTGGGAACATTTTCCGAGTGGAGTAGAGGGTGATGCTTTCTTGTACAACCGTTTACTCCGCAATCCTTTGGTCGACAATTGTTTCGATGAAGCTTCAAGCATCGAAAGCAGGCCTTTCCGGCCTTAGCGACTTGCCATCTCTGTTCAACGGCGCTGGATTTAAATTGTTCGCATTGTGTTACCCAATGATTTGTCGATTCGCATGCAATGCATTTTGGATTAGTCTGTTGCTGGGCTGTAGATACCTGGCTCGAACTGGCTGCGCATCTATCATGGGTATTCACAGAACTTGTCCTGTGAGAAAACGGTGTCACGACAGTCGACGCCGCCTGCGCTATTTTGTAGAGCCAGTCGCTGAAAGCTTTAATGGGAGGGACCGATTCGTCGCGGGTGTGCATCGCCCAGTTTAGTTTGTGGTTACTTGGAAGTTTGTCTACAAGCTCCTTGACTAACATTGGGTTGTTTAAGTGCGCTGTTAGGCTGCATGCTTCGATCGTTGCGCAAATGTTGCGTACTGCGAGCGCGTACTCTATTATGGATTCCAATTTTTCTTTGGGTGGCGCAAGCTTCCTCACCTTGTCGATCATCCTCTCCAGGATGTGCTCGGGTCTGCCAAAGAACATTTTTAGCGTGCTCATTACTTCCGGAACTAGACTAGGAAGTAGAAGCTTATCCTTCACCATTTCTCGTGCCCTGCCTTTTAGGCATTTTTGTAGACGGAGCATGTTTTCAACATTGGAGAACCCTGCTGCGGAAGTACTGTGTTCGAATGTACTGATAAACATTGGCCACTCCTCAGGATCCCCGCTGAACGAAGGAAGCTCCTTGGGTATAGCTTGTCTTGCGGCGATTTGGGAACTGGACGGTGATGCGGGCGTCGCCTGAAACAGCCCGTCTGTCGATACGTTTAGCGTATTCATTTGCAGTAAAATTTTATACTTCTCCTCGATAAATCTCTGCTCGGAAGCTCTTTTTTCTTCCAGCAtatcaagcataagcttgtttttgtttgcggTAGAATTATCATCGGGAATAATGTGTCCGTCGCTGGTTTTGTCCATATCGATGAGGTTGTCCACTAGCTGCTCGACCTTATTTTGGCTTGGTAATATGTTGGAGTTGTCGAACTGATTTGGAGGCGGTGATCGTAATATCCTTCCAGGTGGGTTTTTGGAGCTACCTCCAGCAAGGCACGGATCGCAATTCCAATCGTTGTTCTCGACGTCGTCGTCGACGCCTGCGCAGCGAAAGTGGTACCAACTTTCACAACTGTCGCATTGGACCCAACTTTCTTCAGTTCCTGTCGCTTTTTTCTTGCATATTCTACACACTTCTTTGCTCATCTCTGTTCACTTTTAAGGCTATGTAAGCTTGGCGTGTGGCAGAATTGTAGTTGTGTGCGTATATTCTGGGGTTTTGTTGGTTCCGTTACATATTACGTTTTTCTCACCTAACGTTCAAGAAAGGGATGCGATCGCTATTTCACAATATTATGGCTAATTGGAAATACGTCGCTTCGTAATTGTACAGTTAGAACGACAACCACGCGTGTACAAAGTTTTTAAGAATGTTGAGAGCGAAACTGAATTGGTTTTACAGCAGCCCACACTACCAAATTGAAGGCACAGACGGATAGCGTTAAACTacgtttttgaaataaactttatttaaattttagctTCCGAATCAATGTGTATTACATTTGGCGTTGCGGAGCACGCTTAAAAACTTTgtctttttccttttcttctTTCGCTTCTGCCGGTTCTAGGGATGGTTCTTAAACAGATAAATGGGTCGATATTTCTGATATCGGTACATCGAGAATATATCGAGAATTATCGAGTGCTTATACATAAcataagaaattaaaaattaaattgaaattatgGCGGCAACACCTACACTTTTATCAAGCTCAAAAATGCAATATTTTTGAATCAAGGCGCCATGTGCTCTTCCTCTTCATGAAGAtgagtcatatttttttctaatctGGTAACACCGCTCACAATACTACAGCGCCATCTATAGTGTAATGTGACAAGTATATTATTTACATGTAAGTTCTTGGTCCTTTAAAAACAAGGTAGATGTCGCTTTGGTAAAATTCCTACCTAGAGATGGTTCTAGGGATGTTTATCGAAAAGAAAAGTCCGATTCACCCTCCCAAACAGCTGACCGCCaatatttttgccattttcctCACACACGGTCACACCGACGGTAACAGCTGCTTGCGATTACAAGAACAAAAAGTGCAAGCGAAAAACGACAATTGTGCAATTGCTGCGCTGCTGTGCGAAAAAAGAAACAATTGAATAAAAGAGCGCGCAACATTGTTGCTGCCCGTAGACGGGCGAGCGGATCAGTGGATTTAATTAAAGACATTCATCGCTGCAGGATGAGAGGCGCTTGGTGATACAGGTCGGATACTTGACGGCCATGCAGAATGCAGACTGTTTGGCTGTTGCATAAATTCCGTTAGTAATCTTAACTATTTCTGCCGCCTCTATTGTGGTTCTTGTTGTAGTTGTGCGCGTGTGCAgggtgtgagtgtgtgtgtctgtgtctgtGCCAGGGTGTCTATATTAGCTTAGCGATATATTTATATTCCTAATTACAAACGTTGTGTTCTGTCGGCGGTCGCGTTGCCGAATTAAAAGTTTTAGTTTCCCATCGGCGGGCGGAGCTTATAGTCGCTAACATTGCATCCAACTAACGGTGCTTACGTGCCACACGACGCACATACCGTAATCGTAATCCCCCAGCCCACAAACAAACatacacccacacacacacaacgtACCGCCTTCACCTTGAAGTGCCTGCCGAAGTGACGGAATCGCTTCCTATTTATTTGCCGTTATTCTAACGGAACTTCTTGCACTGAGAGAGTGGTGTCAAGGTAGCCATAATAGAAATACATACTTACAAACAAACAGCTGCGTTCAAGATATCAATGAACCACCATTGCTAAATTCTAAAATCGAGTGTATTCACTACAATGCATACCGTTccattaattaaaaatattaccaataccttaaatttacataaattcattacatataaatttttaaaacaaagcaTACTTTCCCATTAGTTACAAGTATTACCAATACcttaaatcttaaaaaaaactcgccatttttaaaatttggcAACAAAGTCTTTAATGAATTGCAagtattctttttttttaaataataaaacggCCCAATTATTTTggtaatttgtattttatatgATCTTAGATCTTAGAGGTCAACGCTAgtaaatttagtttttaaaaccATCCTGAGTTtatagtgttttttttttgaaccgTACTGTACATTGCAAATGTACAATGTgcgtttatatttttatgtttatatGAGAGTCTGGGAAAGAAAAGTGTAGACAGCTGATAAGAAGGCGTCTTCATTGTTTTTATTCAGAAATTGCACTTTGGACGACCCATAATGTGAGCAAGGAATAATATT is a genomic window of Drosophila suzukii chromosome 2L, CBGP_Dsuzu_IsoJpt1.0, whole genome shotgun sequence containing:
- the LOC139353385 gene encoding uncharacterized protein, encoding MPQPPQMAPVPKARLTSFEKPFTCTGVDYFGPILVNVGRRKEKRWVALFTCLTLRAVHFEIAHSLDTSSCVMCFTNFMALRGTPREIYSDNGTNFKATEKALREELIKIDFDKITIKFDGIKWKFNPPGAPHMGGAWERLVRTTKTVLKSICPNYTFNDESLRCALMEAQFIINSRPLTFVSLDSEDDSALTPNHLLMGSSNGYKPIKEEKMNLRRHWNEVKLFGDRFWQRWVKEFTPVLTRRTKWFERCPPISVGSVVIIVDENLPRNLWLKGRVTNTIPAKDGQVRRATIKTQHGILDRPATKIAVLDVGLEDSN
- the LOC118878702 gene encoding uncharacterized protein, with product MSKEVCRICKKKATGTEESWVQCDSCESWYHFRCAGVDDDVENNDWNCDPCLAGGSSKNPPGRILRSPPPNQFDNSNILPSQNKVEQLVDNLIDMDKTSDGHIIPDDNSTANKNKLMLDMLEEKRASEQRFIEEKYKILLQMNTLNVSTDGLFQATPASPSSSQIAARQAIPKELPSFSGDPEEWPMFISTFEHSTSAAGFSNVENMLRLQKCLKGRAREMVKDKLLLPSLVPEVMSTLKMFFGRPEHILERMIDKVRKLAPPKEKLESIIEYALAVRNICATIEACSLTAHLNNPMLVKELVDKLPSNHKLNWAMHTRDESVPPIKAFSDWLYKIAQAASTVVTPFSHRTSSVNTHDRCAASSSQVSTAQQQTNPKCIACESTNHWVTQCEQFKSSAVEQRWQVAKAGKACFRCLKLHRNNCRPKDCGVNGCTRKHHPLLHSENVPNLANETGNQRHVSTHQGDVEGNQFFRIVPVTLHYDDNEIEVFAFLDEGSSVTLIDASIFDKLGIKGTPSPICLQWTGETTRFENTSVRASIQISGVSSEKRYWLNNVQTVKNIALPKQTVDMDELRSKYSYLKDLPLETYSTQPMLLIGTNNWKIAVPRRIREGKWNDPIASKCMLGWTIQGSANSNRHVSMHHCDCNWRELHDEVKEQFNLESISPKKLLSSEDKRAVEILEQTCQNKCGKYEVGLLWRNDLQKLPESRTTALKRLQCMRSRILSEPDLFTKIDDQIKNLLDKGYAKQLSDEEAKKEEARTWYLPVFIALNPNKPGKIRLVWDAAAKTNGVCLNDFLLSGPDCLNPLIDVLLAFRVGKVAVSGDIAEMFHRINIRHEDMHSQRFLWYDVNRNKINTYVMRAMTFGINCAPFIAHYVRDKNAEVHRQQFPLALDAIQRAHYVDDFIDSMSDEQKAIEISSQVREVHSRGGFEIRNWASNSSTVLSYLKNDGDAKKQEPVQFGATEKVLVPTKREVLQVLMSIFDPLGLLSCHTIGLKILLQKIWRSNISWDQELPESLLEDWNQWKLLLPQVATFNIPRCYSPRMSFGTRIGLHTFVDASEHAYSAACYLRVSQKDEVDVMLVAAKSKVAPLKPLSIPRMELQAAVMGSRLANKIINVRNLRVDNLTFWSDSRTVLQWLVMDPRNFQQFVMHRIGEVLETTRVDQWRWIPSKLNVADGATKVIKNPCVDTWLYGPEFLKSEPMRIKSYSTWNIFPIGGAYTEPSQTCLYIFSDFKLNAKGLTCRQQ